A region of Anoplopoma fimbria isolate UVic2021 breed Golden Eagle Sablefish chromosome 24, Afim_UVic_2022, whole genome shotgun sequence DNA encodes the following proteins:
- the LOC129113926 gene encoding terminal nucleotidyltransferase 5C-like, translating to MEIQAEKRFHNLTLEQIQALDKVLTEVIPIHGRGNFPTLQVRAKDIIRVVKDRLIERDIQVKDIRLNGATASHILVRDNCMGYRDLDIIFGVELPRQEDLQVIKEVVLGSLRDLLPFGVNRRKITCLTMKEAYVQKMVKVFNEHDRWSLISLSNNRAKTVGLRFISSLRRQFEFSVDSFQIILDRMLECGPSSWAGAAGEPTITVEAECMYGDFEQAMDHLRHRLIATHNPEEIRGGGLLKYSDLLVRNFRPASETEIKSLERYMCSRFFIDFPDVCEQQRKIEAYLQCHFIGNEETSKYDYLMTLRRVIDESTVCLMGHERRQTLNMITVLALRVLGEQNAIPNTANVTCFYQPAPYVTEPIYSSYFITQAQPPLVYHPYPLHVHMQTGLV from the exons ATGGAGATTCAAGCAGAGAAGAGGTTCCACAACTTGACCCTGGAGCAAATCCAAGCTCTGGACAAGGTCTTGACTGAGGTAATCCCCATCCACGGACGAGGAAATTTCCCCACACTGCAGGTGAGAGCGAAGGACATCATTCGTGTGGTGAAGGATCGGCTAATCGAGAGAGACATCCAGGTGAAAGACATACGGCTTAATGGCGCGACAGCCAGCCACATCCTGGTGAGAGATAACTGCATGGGCTACAGAGACTTAGACATCATTTTTGGAGTTGAGCTGCCAAGGCAGGAAGACCTCCAGGTGATAAAGGAGGTGGTGCTGGGCAGCCTACGAGACCTCCTACCTTTTGGAGTGAACAGACGGAAGATCACCTGCCTCACAATGAAGGAGGCTTACGTGCAAAAGATGGTGAAAGTCTTCAATGAGCACGACAGATGGAGCCTTATCTCGCTGTCCAACAACAGAGCTAAAACCGTGGGGCTCCGATTCATCAGCTCCCTTCGGAGACAGTTTGAGTTCAGTGTGGACTCCTTCCAGATAATATTAGACCGTATGCTGGA ATGCGGGCCAAGCTCATGGGCCGGGGCAGCGGGCGAGCCCACCATCACCGTGGAGGCAGAGTGCATGTACGGGGACTTTGAACAGGCGATGGACCACCTCCGCCACCGTCTCATCGCCACCCACAACCCAGAGGAGATCCGAGGTGGGGGCCTGCTCAAGTACAGCGACCTGCTGGTGAGGAACTTCAGACCGGCCAGCGAGACGGAGATCAAGTCCCTGGAGCGGTACATGTGCTCCCGCTTCTTCATCGACTTCCCCGACGTGTGCGAGCAGCAGCGGAAGATCGAGGCCTACCTGCAGTGCCATTTCATTGGCAACGAGGAGACGAGCAAGTACGACTACCTGATGACACTGCGGCGCGTCATAGACGAGAGCACGGTGTGTCTGATGGGACACGAGAGGAGGCAGACGCTCAATATGATCACGGTCCTGGCTCTGAGGGTGCTGGGCGAGCAGAACGCCATCCCCAACACGGCCAACGTCACCTGTTTCTATCAGCCGGCCCCGTACGTAACGGAGCCGATTTACAGCAGTTACTTCATCACCCAGGCCCAGCCCCCTCTGGTCTACCACCCCTACCCGCTACATGTCCACATGCAGACTGGCCTGGTGTAG
- the chmp1b gene encoding charged multivesicular body protein 1b: MPAMEKQLFNLKFAAKELQRNSKKCDKEEKIEKAKIKKAIQKGNMEVARIHAENAIRQKNQSVNFLRMSARIDAVAARVQTAVTMNQVTKSMAGVVKGMDATLKSMNLEKISGLMDKFERQFETLDVQTAHMEDTMSSTTTLTTPQNQVDSLMHELADEAGLDLNMELPQGQTGSVGTSVASAEQDELSQRLAKLRDQM, from the exons ATGCCGGCAATGGAAA AACAGCTCTTCAATTTAAAGTTCGCTGCCAAAGAACTCCAAAGAAATTCCAAGAAATGtgacaaagaggaaaaaatagaGAAGGCTAAAATTAAGAAA GCCATCCAGAAGGGGAATATGGAGGTGGCAAGGATCCATGCAGAGAACGCCATCCGACAGAAGAACCAGTCGGTAAACTTCTTGAGGATGAGTGCTCGGATAGATGCAGTGGCAGCGAGAGTCCAAACTGCAGTTACGATGAACCAG gtCACAAAATCTATGGCTGGAGTGGTGAAAGGCATGGACGCCACCCTGAAGTCTATGAATCTGGAAAAG atttcAGGTCTCATGGACAAATTTGAGCGCCAATTTGAAACTCTGGATGTTCAGACCGCCCATATGGAGGACACCATGAGCAGCACGACAACACTCACAACACCACAG aatCAAGTGGACTCATTGATGCATGAACTGGCTGATGAAGCAGG ATTGGACCTGAACATGGAGCTCCCTCAGGGACAGACGGGATCAGTGGGTACCAGCGTGGCCTCTGCGGAGCAg GATGAACTGTCTCAAAGACTGGCCAAACTCCGAGATCAAATGTAA